The following DNA comes from Ooceraea biroi isolate clonal line C1 chromosome 11, Obir_v5.4, whole genome shotgun sequence.
ATTTAATGTCTGGGGTTTTATCGTATCCGCGTAATCGTAAATGTTCTTCGTTCCGGAACGCGATGTTCCTTTGCGTCAGGTAATTTTGAAGCTTCATTTCATACTCGTGTCCTATAgaactgaaaaataaattattaatcaataaattatcgtaaaaatattgtgAAGAGTACTTACATTCCGATCGCATCAGCTATTGGTCCATACAAATCGTCGTATAATATACActgtaaaaacaaattaagtCACGAGTTTAGTTAAAAATTCTAATCGGGACGAGGATACACATAACTTGATCTTCGAGCAATCTTTGAAGCAGTATATAATTCTCGTaaattaattaccaaataaatttcatatgcAAGATCTCTGTTTTCAATCAGTGTAGTATCCTTGAACAGCTTTGCGACTACATTTTTTGagactgaaataattttatgtgataTTACATGATTCGATCTTTGTAAGAACAAAGTACTTgttaatttatcttattttgtcTGTCATTAAATGTTGACCATACCATTTGCATCCTTCAGGGTGCAGTACTTTTCCAAAACGTTACGTGCTAACAGAGCTGGGGAAGTATCTAGACTTTGTGCCATTCTCAACAAAATACCCATGTGTTCGCCTCTCTGTACTGCCTCTAAATAACTGCAATTAAGAAAAAACGTTTTTGCGAAGGAAAATGCAAATGATCATAATTtagacattaaaaatatattctttataaacAATAcacatctattatttataagaattttattagagccaactttatttaatttacctGTCATAATAACTTTTATTGTTCCCAAACAGTTTAGTATGATTGATTTTCATTTTCTGTTGTATTTCCAGAGATAGGATGCTGTAGAGTGTGTTTGGAGGAATGCTGTGGGAATAAGAGAGACGATTCCTGAGTTTTTTCAAGAGAGGAACAgcttttaattacaaaatctCTCTTAACTGACAAATTATTTACTTCGGCCTGTCATTTAGCTTTTTTTCATGAACAGAAAAAGGAAATTCTTACTCTTTGTACGATGTCTGCAGCATATTGACGCAATCCCGTGACAGACCCCGAAAATTGCGGATTGCCGCTATCACGTCGTTATAAACCTCgagtttcattatttatatgtacactGGTTACAAACTCGCTAAAACACTCGTAACGAATTGACATTTAATGCCATTATGTAACGTTTCATCAGATAGTGAACACATTCGGCTTTGGATGCGGTTCATTTAGCGCTGCAAATGTTTCAAATCATTTCCTAGCCTTTtgatagaaaatgttttgtaGCGCTAAGTGGACCGCACCCTTCATAATTCAATGACTCATAGCGCATAGGTTATGGAACATTCTGGAACAAATACTGAGTTAAATGTTAATCGTGTTAAATTGTGttttaagatataatttataattataattttagtgAACGTGAAGTgtggaaaatattaattttatattagaatTAGCATTATCATATCGAATACGATGAAGACAAGTGAAGCGACGCAGCTCACAGCATTCTTATAGAcgttgttttatatttttagttattttgttcatatggtatttcttttaatgtatCTTTTAAGTAGGAACATAAAGAAGAGTAAGCAAAATACTTTTGTGAGATACTTTTGTAACAACGGTTACCATAACCTCGTTCAAAAACAAAACCATGGTATTTTAGATTACGCATCGTGGCAAAGGGAACTGTTAtccttatattatatactttatacgAGGCACATCGTAGAACAGGAAAATGCCAGCGATTTTAGGTGGCGCACCTCCCCAACGCAACGAACAAATGTGGCAAGGATTAAAGGCGCATATCATGAGAGAGCGTCAACGAAAAAAGGAAGGTAACGTCAAGTTCATCTTTTGGTTGCGACATAAGAATTGTACGCTTAGACATATGTTTATGTAGACATTACTGCTTCAGTCTTTACAAGTAAGAAAAACTACGTACTTCTACCTTCTTTCAGAACAAGAAGCCGATGCGGAGGAGGAGCGTTTACGCAAGGAGAGAGAACGCCAACAGAAGCAAGACGTGATGACGCTGGGAGAAACGCGAGAACAGATCGCCACTCTGGAGAACGAACTCTGCCAATTAAAGGAAGAGAAGCACCAATTATTCTTGCAGTTGAAGAAAGTGTTGAATGAGGACGATAGAAGACGACAGCTTATAAAAGAAACCAGGTTAGCGTCGTGACTGCAACTCTGTAGCTCTTGAAGAAGCAGCATCTCGAGACAAGGTTTTCTTTTCCAGCGTTTGTTCCGAGGTTCTCGCAACAGTGGGGGGATACCCGGCGACGAGTCCGAGAGTGATGCATTCTCAATTGTTTTTACCAATGCAGCGAAGCAGCAGTCCTCTCTACAAAGTCGCGGTTGGCACACCTACGCACTTGATACCGAGTGTAAGCCCAAGCTTCTACCATCTCGATGTGTGTGCAGCTTGTTAGAAAACAGAGACTTCACTCGGTCTCGCGCTCCCGTCGTAAAATGGATTTCAATCTGTCGTACTTTCAGGGTACCATGAAAAGGTCTCACAGCCCGTCGCCGCCGCCCGCTGCGTCTCCATATCATAGCGCGTACGGCTACAAACCGCCGCCATCCATTCCGAATTACAATCCGCCACCTCCCAGTAAGTGTACAAAGTGCCACATATGCCTACAGACATGTGGCAACACGTGAGTACTCGTTTAGTGAGAATCTAGGAAACATTCTATTGAAACGGAAACGTCATGAAGACCAGTTTCTCGAGCAGTGAATTTTGATAGGATACGCAAGTCGTAAATGACATGACGTTGCTCATtggtattgtattttatatctataccgatatatacatatatatatatctatatgcaTGTGTACCTGTGTAGAATCCGAGGAAGCTGCTAGGAGGTCCGGTGATTCTCGAGCAGTCCTCTGGAACAGTGAGTGAATAAACTTGCCCTTTCGCGTCCACTCCTTGCTTCCTTCCTCAAGAGACACTAAAGAGCATTTCCCCGCTGCTTTCACATGAACGAACatgtcacacggatatacttatatatacttTCCCTTCTCCTTTTACCCGGCTTTCTTTACAGAGAACAATCAGTACTCCGCATCGAGCTTCTACTCGGCGCCTGCAGCCCAGAATGTCTACAGTTATTCCGCACCCGTGTCGCAACCATCCCGAGAACCCTCAGAGTCGGCTAAACCCGTTTATCTTTCTGGAGGCAGGGCACCATTGGCTACACACGCTGGTAACACGCACTGTTTGTTTCGTTCGAAAGTTTCTTGATGTCGATGATGGATGGTGAAGATTTCATGTACTCGTCTTGCTCACAACTTAAATTTTGCAGCGTATGTAACTAATTTGCATACAATGGAACACAAGGGCACTTACGGCGAGGATAAATTTTACTTACGACCGACGAATCACGTCACTGTTCACGGTGGAGCCATACCGATTCAACAACAACCTCAGGTTGCACTTAAAAGAGTCCATTATTCACTCAAATTTTCACGTTGCACTCgcatttgttaaaaattaatgtccCAGCGAAATGCTTCGAAAGATAAAGTCGTAACACTGGGTAATATTTCTCGTTACATTGAAATTGTTGGACGGACCGAAAAGTCCATGTTGATTTTGCTCGCAAAATacgttgtattaaaaattaatacaaagttttgcgtcgTCGAAAAGTCCGTGcgaatttttttttggcaGGATTCAAAACTTTGCGTTGATTCTTAATGCAGGGGTTTGCTGAATTGAATGTTGCTAAGGAAGTCGGCATAACCACCTCATTTTCATTGAAGTATCAACTCGTGCTGTATGTTTGAATTTCCATTCTATGTATGTGTTGTACGTAGGGTGCGAAAACTGGCGGAATTACTTCGGGTTACCCTGTACGTGCCCCGCAACCACCACCTGGTCCATacccgccgccaccaccgccctCTCCTGGCACTTACGTCAGCGGTGCAGGTGCCAATGTACCTGGCAGGCTATTGTACACGCAGCCTGGCGCTCGCTACCTCCAGCGAGAAATCTAAAATCGTTCTCTTGTTCAACGAAAGCTTTTGTCTTTAATCCGCTTTCACTTAATGCAAAGTTGCGCAAATCACGAGGGCGTTTTTCGTAATTACTTCAGGTAAATAGTTTACAATTATctatattcttaaaaattgaatgcatatatttttgcagCAACAGTTGTTTCATGTCATATGTTCAGGTTTAAAAGACACTAAAGTATGAAACTCGTGTTAATTTTCATGCAAATGACTAGTATTCACGGAACtcatgaaaaacattttattgctcAAACAATTCAGAATCAAATATAGAAAATGTGCCATTATtccttttaattgaaattaatcttttgttcgcgtttgcaaaattatgtttaaaaaatgaagaatttttatcatttcattatattgaacatcttaatattttttctgacttttgtcaaaatgtaaaatttaacataACACTTTAAACTGCTACATAAAATgtgctatataattataaatcattttaacTATTTACAGCACACATGGAGATGATTAACAATTATGACTTAATTGTTATGCATTAAGGACAACTGCTTCGATTTTATGAGAACGACAAGTACTTCAATTTTATGGTGACCGAGGAGTAAAATATACTCAGTATGAGTAACGGCGGATTAAAATCACAAATTATGCAATGTAATCTAATTCTGTAACTTGATAAAACACAAAGGGTTGAAGAGAAAGAGGTTGAAAGGGGatgagatatacatatacatctatatgtgtatataaaatgatttaaataataaaagtaagtaCTCTTTCTCTGTATAACGCTGTATATGTTTGAAATACATGTACCTACACTTATCTATATTCATATATCtgtaaattatttcgaaaacACAAAAGACATTGCCATTGGAagctaaaaatgaaaagaaacaaTGTTAATCTCAAAATTATTGCTCTGTCATTACGTAACTATGATAAATCtttggaaatataatattaatcatgttaTACATAATGTTGTGTATTACACTTATTTGACAAATAAACCTAGAGTCCAACAATAAAATAACTCGGATATCACGTGTTATTCCAGTGAGAAATAAACTTAAATATATctattcatataaaaaatataaaaaaatagtggtcattttatttatcaccTTATAGTCTCATTTTCAAGTCAATGAACTAATAAACTTAGAATTCAACAATAAGATAACTCAGGTATCACGTGTTACTCCAGTGAGGAATAAACTTAAATATATCTATTCATATAAATaggttattaataatatataaaaaatataaaaaaagtatggTCATTTTACTTATCGCGTTATAGTCTCATTTTGGCTATTATATTCTGTAGGTCCTCTCCAAAATCGCCAACCGTATCTATCATTTGCATCTTCGTCTGATGTTCTTTTGAACAGAGATGTATACGAAGGTTGATAATGCCACTTACTTCCGTCAGGCACAATTTACAATAAACTGCTTTGATACTCATCTCGTACGGATCTCTGCgaacaaacaaaaatataaaataatataatggctattattaatttttaatcaaatcaTTATCGTTTATTATGCTATTGAATAATTCAATATTGTACAGAGTAAAAGTATCTATTTCTATTTGatcaaatatcgataataatctGATGGAATACTTTACGATTAATCatacattttgaaattaatttatatgagGGAGAGAGCTGTTGgaaatactttattacatGTATTGTTTATGTGAGTTAGTAACGCGATTGTGTCTTCTTTAAAATGTATTCTAATAAATGCTAAAAAAAACATTGTATTTTCTGCACgcggttttattattttattagttaGTTAATTGACCAAGTTTCAACTGTAGAGTTCCgcgaaaaaaatgaagaaaataaaaatgcaaatatatttacttGTTAAATTCAAGTTCTAGAAACGTTGTaagaatacatatatacttacGAGTGTGCCAATATTTCTAATTCCAACACGTGATTGACAATCTCCTCGAGCTCCTTGTTTTCTTCGTTCAATTCCAGTGCTTTGTGTAATCCATATACTTTACTTTTTGCCGAGGTCTCTCGAGCAGGCTCGAGAAATAGAGATTCGTCATATAGATTCCATTTGTCAAAGTTACTGATTAAAACTGACTCCTGTGGCTTGCGGGTCTTATATATCACCTCTTTGAAGGCACCTTTGATTTGATTCTGACAATTTACAATCAAATTAGCTGTATTTTCATCATGCTCGTTCATCGACCCATATTCGAAGTTCATTGCGACGTTTATCCAATGGCGTAACTTGTTTATCTAGAAACGTAGTATAACTTGTATAACTCGTGTGCTATTAAATTCTATTAGTTgcttatgaaaaaaaaaaaacaggaatATAACGTTTTTAGACGTACCATTCGCAAATCATCCATTGTGATCTCGACATCAAATAAGACTTCCAAATCGTGTTCCTTGAATATGCTTTCCCCCGTGGAGTAATTGTATCCTAGCCCGCAATAAGCTCCCGCATAAGAAGTACCCAGAACATTGCGCCGTAACTCCATATACGGCGTGAAGATTAAAGCGATTAGTGACGCCAGGCCAGGCGTGTCGGGCAGAAGGGTCGTATTTCGCAAAGTCAACCGCTTCGTTTCGGGACTTTGATTGATAATTTGCGCCACTAACAGTCCTCCCCGTTTGCCCACGGAGGTCTCGAGTAGAACGGAATTCACTGACATGTTGTCGATAATTATTGCCTGGGATGATCCGGTAACCGGATGAATCAGCTGCATCTCCACGGGCGAGAAAGGACCTTGAAGGTACAATTTCGTTCGATAATCGCGGTGATCCGGTAACTCCGGATACGGCTTCTTGTCGTACATGTACCGTCTTTCTGGCGGTTCTCCCGGGCTAGGAGGTActtgacaatatatatttccgTCATTCTTCTCGAGTCCGAGTTCCTTCACCCGATGAATCGCCTCCGTTTCGTTCATCAAATCTATCACTATCGGAACCCCACACTGTCGCATCTTGATGCAACTCCGGACGAAGAAGGAGTCGTCCGGTGGACTATTCTTGTTCTCATATTCGATGTAAACGCGGGAAGATTGGTCGAAAGACACTGTTAGGTgttctttgtaatttttaatgttcaaGTGCCGTCCGAAGATTTCCTGGAACTTCCTGGCGTACAGCGATCCGGGTTGATTCACTGGCCACCCCCGTAGGATGATGGTGTTCATCGGATTGCGCAGGCAGAGCACCTTTTCAACGTCCTTCTTGCGTTGCTCGGGGTTATGCGGGAATTTGACGAAGTAGTTGGGATAAAAGGCACCGGCTATTACAACTTTAAGAACGAAGGTACGAGTGACCTGAAGACTCTCCCAAGTGTGCTTATTCGCGTCAATGTTCTCTCGAATGCCAAAGTGATTCAACTTGTACGTTATTTCCCTTATGAGAACGTCGATTTCGCGTAGCGACTTCACGCGGAGATTCTTCCGTCGCGACCACTCCTTTTCCTGTTGGTGGCTGTTTATGCGGCGACTTGCTTTCTCGTTCCGCCACACCTTGAACGCGTTCAAGCACGCTATACTGTCGCTGTCGGAATTGGCAGCCCAGTACAGCTTCTGTTGATAGATCGATTCTGATTCGTAAAATCCGATGTTGAATATTTCCCTCACGGACATACTAGCCGCGATAATGATTGCGTCCTGCAGAACGCCGAAAAGATGACCGAGAACGATCAACTTTGACATGTGTATGTCCAAGGGAAGGGAAGCCATTATGTGACCCAACGGAGTCAATTCCCCGTCGAATTCCCGCGGGTTCTCGTTTCGGTTGAACAGTGCGCCGATTTCTTTCAGTACTAATATAGTATTTCGTAAATTGCTCAGATTCGGTGGATccagagagagagcgaggatAGCCTTAGGTTCGCCCATGTTTAGCATCTTTGTCTTGAGAACTACCTTTGCAAGCGGAGCCCTAAGGAGTTCTGGAACAACGTCATCGCGCAGCACTTTCTGCAAAGcagaataatgtaatttacattAGATTGTTCCAGGCAGGTGTCGTGGAAAGTTGGAAAAATGATATACTTGCCTCATAAAATGCCTTTGGCACCATTCTGTATACTCTACTGTCCATCACGCGACCGGCGCGGCCGGCGCGTTGCTGGCAATTTGACTTGCTCGCCCAGCAAAGTTCGAGGTGCTGGTAATTGGTCTCGGAATTGACGACGAGAAGTTTTGTCATACAAAAGTCGATCACTAAACAGAAAGGTGacaagtaaataattttatcatcaatTATTCGtcaataaaaagagagaaatcaatCTAAATCTGACGTACCATACTTAGCATTAGGCACGGTGATGCTGCTCTCGGCGATATTGGTTGACAGTATGATACGCCGGAAACCTTTGGGTGGCTTTTTAAAAATCTTCTCTTGATCTTCAGTCGAGATTAGCgagtgtaaaataattatatcccATTTCGCATCCGCGTGTTTCTCCGACTGCATGGTACTGCGTAAGTCCTCGATTTCGTAAATTCCTGGCAGGAATATCAGCACAGCGGGCCTCTCGTCTTTGTCAACGTTGTCTATTTCAGTGGACGGCTTGTCGATACTATCAAAAACGTGCAAGACACGTATGCAAAATTCGCACATAGTTTTTGTGAGTCGTGGTTCTGGAGTTACGTCAGGTATCTATACaacattacaatatattttacatataattaacgttttgattaaaatcgtggaaagaagaaaatatatttgtacgaTTCATTATAATAACACTCCCGCTACacgcgttattattatataacatttaaaccGAATTTGCTACAAAACAATTACCAAATTacctttaatttattaatagtaatatctAGGAAAAATATATGTGAACGATATCCGACTTAAAAATGAGATTTGTTAATATGCAACCAGTAAAAGAAGCAAAGATAAtgagattttctttttaaatattgaaatattcattCAAATGTttaagatatacatatatatatacagggtgtcccgggttttaaccgacaaactgcgggagcatattctactagtggaaataagaaacaattcttatatcgagtttgcttagaaatgctttattacaaagttataaaccaatattgaaaagaaatatgagataagtaacaacggaacatagtgtagaatttggaaggtcgaagatgtttatattatgtgtattcacatgtattcatgttcactatgttgaaacgattcagtatgattgttactttcacaacagtagctgttagatttcaatcgtcgtgtcaactagcaattactatcagaatgccaaaagtgttttcaaatgaggaatacactgatattcatttcgtgtacggattctgtgacggaaatgcacgagctgccgtacgagagtatcaacgtagatttcctaacaggagagtaccagatagatttaaagcaacgaattactaattcagttactgagatgcaacaaaattttcaggaatgtcgtactgtaacaaattctgtactacgtcgatgtctagcttgtatcgatgtgcaaggacaacattttgaaatgcgtcactaaatcattgcgcacataatttttatttttgtgaaaaaatccgttgtcacttatctcatatttcttttcaatattggtttataactttgtaataaagcatttctaagcaaactcgatataagaattgtttcttatttccactagtagaatatgctcccgcagtttgtcggttaaaacccgggacaccctgtatatatattcactCACAGTTCCCAAATTTTCCATTTCGTCTATATAGTATATAGAAATGTTGTACGGGTTACTGCGTGGTATATCGATGACGGGTGCTGGTAGAAGCTTATTTTCCATGGGCGTAGAAAAATATTCGGCAAATTTGTCCACATCGATCGTCGCAGACATCAATACGACCTTAACCGTCGGGGAGTTGGTGCGTAGTAGCCTTTTGACTATGAGCAGTAGGAAATCCAAATCCTCGTCGCGTTCGTGTACCTCGTCCAGTATAACATGAGTATAATCCAACATGTGCTTCTTACTTACGAGTAGCTGCAAGAGCACGCCAGTCGTGCAATACGTTATGCGAGTGTCAGCACACGTGTTCTTGATCAAACCTATTTGGTATCCTACCAGTGTGCCAACAGGCCATTCTCTCTCGTGGCTTACACGTTTCGCGATGCTGAGGGCGGCGATACGCCTCGGCTGCGTAACTACAAAATAGATACATTCTCGTGCGTTATACTCGATGGCAGATCAGTCGGAAATTAAAGTACTTTGATACTTCGCAAACGCAGCTCGAACGTTTGAAGAACGTAATCTAAGTTTGATCGCAAAGAGTACCTATGATGTTACAGTGCTGCTTCTTCTGAAACTCGGCATCGAGAATAAATTGAGGCACCTGCGTCGTCTTGCCACAACCTGTGGAACCGCGAATGACGACAACCGAATTGCTCGCGATCATAGACACGATCTTGTCCTTCACTTCAAGAATAGGTAAATTAATCTTGGGCCGATAGGCAAAGTTGTACGTTTGGTAAATATGATCAGTATTGGTCTGAAACACTTTGTCTTCCGTAGCTGCAGTAACTTCCGACATATTGTCCACAACGTCACACTTGTTGAAGATCATATTGTTCATCAACTGTAAGAAATGATAAACAAATGTGGTAATGATGATAAAGTACAACTGTGAAGAGActgcaatattattacatgtcATGTATTACTTTCAAATAGTCTtcatcttccttttttttatactgTTCGACATACTCGGTTCCCATTTTACACTTGCTATTGTCATGAACATTTGATGCATTATCTAACTGAGATGTATTGGGTATTCGTCTCCGAGTTGTAGCAGGTGGCATTTCTATGACAAAGTTCTTATCTGAATGTAGCATCTTTAGAATTTCATCCACCATGTCATCATTGTCCATTGTGACAAACCACTGATCTGTTTGACGTTACATTGTCATTGAAAATACACATCAAATTATGGATTATAATTCTACAATgctacaattttataaattttgtgaaatttcaGATCACAATCAGAAATTAGCTACTcattttcatcaatttcaTGTCTCGTAATCActtaaataattctaaaaacAAGTTGTAGAAAAATTCTACAAATTTCTCATTAAGAGACGAAGGAAATCCTGTCATTTTCTACGACAAGATCATTCATCTGCTAATATGATTACAACAATCACACATAAAAAGCTATTAATAAGGAAATAATACTTGATAGACGTTATAATATAACCTCTTAAAGACTTACGCGTTTGTACAGAAGCAGATCGAGATGTATCACAAATAGATATGTGTATTATCGTTCCAAAACGATGTAAATCATCAAAAAGATGTACAGTGATCGAAAACAAAACCGATTAAGTCACAATAACAACACAAACTTCTAATCAGATACAATCATGCCGGCAACCGTGCACATAGTACAGGATTTGCGCGAGACTATTGAAAAAGATGCATATCCGTGCGGAACATTTTTGCACGCGCGTGAGCAACATTTTCTACTAAcgtaaatattttgaattttatttctacgttaaataaattctacattaaaaatctttcatttttttaaattttttctatgTTTATTTCCTGTAATTCCTGCACTTACTTAGTTTCGCGCTTTTTCTCGTGAAGTTCAAGGTTCGACTTCCGTCGTTCCTTCTGGATCTCTCCTATTGTTTTCAAACGGCgggatatatatttcaaatggCTGATTCCGTAATTCCAACCTGCCCCGATCCAACCTCTTTTCGTGAGCCTTCCATTAATTGCCGCGAAGAAATTCGCGCTATTCGCAGTGAATCCTCAATTTGCTGTGAAGTTCGTCGTGTCGCACGGATCGTGTTTGACGCTTCGAGAATCGTGACGTCACGAGTCGATAGATTTCGAACGGCCGAAGTCACGGCATATCAGTTACGGAATCGCGCTGCAACGTATGGACCGCATGCAATTTCGTTCCGCGTTTTTCGCGATTGCCTGCGTCCAAAAGTGAATCCCACGCGGAGAATTGCGTCGTGAGAAGCGTATTCCATCGAGCATACGTTATATATGCACTAAatatgtcatatatatatatacaattattattattatcgtgatCGTACCGTGATAACTGATAGCAACGCAAAGCCGCCGGTGTTGCACCCGTGAGCTGCACGAGTTCGCCATATCGAAAGTTTCGATACTTCGAGTATCGCAACCTGCTGCTTCGATAGATTTCGAATGGCGGTCAGTTATGGAATCGCACCGCCGCGGAAGCCGGAGCCGCACGAGATTTCTCACGATCGCTCGCGTCGAAAGGTGAATCCGCGCGTGCGAAAATCTGCCGCGATCGAGTGTCTTGTAATAAGTGTGTCTCTTATTTAAGTGCGTGCGTCGTAGTGTGTCAAGTATCGCGTGCAATCGCTGTTATGCCAGTGTCGTGATTTCGGATTTCGGCGATTCTCTCTTGTGTGcctgtatgtgtgcgtgtggaGATCGACTCAGCTGGAGCTTATCTTCTCGTCGGAGTATCGAGAATGCGACGATGACGGATCGTCGCCAGGTATGCACATGTCCGTACTATATTTGTAGTCGCGTTCCGTAGCATAACCGTATCTCGCACGTGCGATGTTTAAATGGCGACGAGCAGACGACTATAcggccgccattttctcattaaTCAGCGTTTTAGCGCGCATATTAAAAATCGAATCTTGATTGGGAAGCAACACAACTGTCCTTCCGCCTTAAAACGCTCGCGgatttatatgattatttatcattaaagatAGATATTAAAAGTAGATCGTAAGTAGATTgcgcaaaatgaaaaatataaataaataaataatatttttttataaaattggtCCTTCCGGTCTGCAGTTTTCATATTTCTCATACAGAGAGAGTGAGACTTATAATCAAAACTGTAGAATACATGTGcgtattatttgaaatgctcaCGTCCTCTGACGGACCTCGAGGCCATTTGGCAGATTCCACATAGTCACCGGCATTGAATTCGATTTGCGGCATTATCCGCGGAAATaatccgctcgctcgcctcgTGCAGCGTATTTCCCGCTATTGTTTAATCGAGATCTCTATTTGCGGA
Coding sequences within:
- the LOC105288212 gene encoding uncharacterized protein C15orf41 homolog; amino-acid sequence: MKLEVYNDVIAAIRNFRGLSRDCVNMLQTSYKDIPPNTLYSILSLEIQQKMKINHTKLFGNNKSYYDSYLEAVQRGEHMGILLRMAQSLDTSPALLARNVLEKYCTLKDANVSKNVVAKLFKDTTLIENRDLAYEIYLCILYDDLYGPIADAIGISIGHEYEMKLQNYLTQRNIAFRNEEHLRLRGYDKTPDIKLEVPIAVNGCVINWIESKARFGNTEVHQKYMREQFLSYWNRFGSGLVIYWFGFLEILHKSTEKKFIIMDHFPENITYMDPASIKPANST
- the LOC105288210 gene encoding G protein pathway suppressor 2 isoform X1, with the translated sequence MPAILGGAPPQRNEQMWQGLKAHIMRERQRKKEEQEADAEEERLRKERERQQKQDVMTLGETREQIATLENELCQLKEEKHQLFLQLKKVLNEDDRRRQLIKETSVCSEVLATVGGYPATSPRVMHSQLFLPMQRSSSPLYKVAVGTPTHLIPSVSPSFYHLDGTMKRSHSPSPPPAASPYHSAYGYKPPPSIPNYNPPPPKSEEAARRSGDSRAVLWNKNNQYSASSFYSAPAAQNVYSYSAPVSQPSREPSESAKPVYLSGGRAPLATHAGNTHSYVTNLHTMEHKGTYGEDKFYLRPTNHVTVHGGAIPIQQQPQGAKTGGITSGYPVRAPQPPPGPYPPPPPPSPGTYVSGAGANVPGRLLYTQPGARYLQREI
- the LOC105288210 gene encoding G protein pathway suppressor 2 isoform X2, with protein sequence MPAILGGAPPQRNEQMWQGLKAHIMRERQRKKEEQEADAEEERLRKERERQQKQDVMTLGETREQIATLENELCQLKEEKHQLFLQLKKVLNEDDRRRQLIKETSVCSEVLATVGGYPATSPRVMHSQLFLPMQRSSSPLYKVAVGTPTHLIPSVSPSFYHLDGTMKRSHSPSPPPAASPYHSAYGYKPPPSIPNYNPPPPKSEEAARRSGDSRAVLWNKNNQYSASSFYSAPAAQNVYSYSAPVSQPSREPSESAKPVYLSGGRAPLATHAAYVTNLHTMEHKGTYGEDKFYLRPTNHVTVHGGAIPIQQQPQGAKTGGITSGYPVRAPQPPPGPYPPPPPPSPGTYVSGAGANVPGRLLYTQPGARYLQREI
- the LOC105288210 gene encoding G protein pathway suppressor 2 isoform X4, whose product is MPAILGGAPPQRNEQMWQGLKAHIMRERQRKKEEQEADAEEERLRKERERQQKQDVMTLGETREQIATLENELCQLKEEKHQLFLQLKKVLNEDDRRRQLIKETSVCSEVLATVGGYPATSPRVMHSQLFLPMQRSSSPLYKVAVGTPTHLIPSGTMKRSHSPSPPPAASPYHSAYGYKPPPSIPNYNPPPPKSEEAARRSGDSRAVLWNKNNQYSASSFYSAPAAQNVYSYSAPVSQPSREPSESAKPVYLSGGRAPLATHAAYVTNLHTMEHKGTYGEDKFYLRPTNHVTVHGGAIPIQQQPQGAKTGGITSGYPVRAPQPPPGPYPPPPPPSPGTYVSGAGANVPGRLLYTQPGARYLQREI
- the LOC105288210 gene encoding G protein pathway suppressor 2 isoform X3 — encoded protein: MPAILGGAPPQRNEQMWQGLKAHIMRERQRKKEEQEADAEEERLRKERERQQKQDVMTLGETREQIATLENELCQLKEEKHQLFLQLKKVLNEDDRRRQLIKETSVCSEVLATVGGYPATSPRVMHSQLFLPMQRSSSPLYKVAVGTPTHLIPSGTMKRSHSPSPPPAASPYHSAYGYKPPPSIPNYNPPPPKSEEAARRSGDSRAVLWNKNNQYSASSFYSAPAAQNVYSYSAPVSQPSREPSESAKPVYLSGGRAPLATHAGNTHSYVTNLHTMEHKGTYGEDKFYLRPTNHVTVHGGAIPIQQQPQGAKTGGITSGYPVRAPQPPPGPYPPPPPPSPGTYVSGAGANVPGRLLYTQPGARYLQREI